The following coding sequences are from one Microbacterium sp. No. 7 window:
- a CDS encoding SOS response-associated peptidase: MLIASKTDQLVAEFVAQGGRPQDWRPAYSIAPTVSAPIVREWQDEGTIEREITLARWDWPKPPNRPTGAPIINARIEKLPTGFWVGAFSNARCIVPMIGYYEWTGVKGNKQPHFIHTEDDALLAAAGLTWTTEIDGERRRVFVVVTREARDASGEVHDRMPAFLSRDLWDDWLNPASLTVDGDSAASKSNRLELLGELDASSSTIAATMRTHEVDRRVNNSRTVDPRDPGLIAPVDGTVGGAR; the protein is encoded by the coding sequence ATGCTGATTGCCAGTAAGACCGACCAGCTGGTGGCCGAGTTCGTCGCGCAAGGCGGCCGCCCGCAGGACTGGCGCCCCGCGTACTCCATCGCCCCGACCGTCAGTGCCCCGATCGTGCGCGAATGGCAGGACGAGGGCACCATCGAGCGTGAGATCACCCTGGCCCGCTGGGACTGGCCGAAACCGCCGAACCGGCCCACTGGCGCCCCGATCATCAACGCGCGCATCGAAAAGCTGCCCACCGGGTTCTGGGTGGGCGCGTTCTCCAACGCCCGCTGCATCGTCCCGATGATCGGCTACTACGAGTGGACCGGAGTGAAGGGCAACAAGCAGCCGCACTTCATCCACACCGAAGACGACGCGCTGCTGGCCGCGGCCGGCCTGACCTGGACGACCGAGATCGACGGGGAGCGGCGGCGGGTGTTCGTCGTCGTCACCCGCGAGGCTCGAGACGCCTCCGGCGAAGTCCACGACCGGATGCCGGCGTTCCTGTCTCGCGATCTGTGGGACGACTGGCTCAACCCGGCCTCCCTCACCGTCGACGGCGACAGCGCCGCGTCCAAGAGCAACCGGCTTGAGCTGCTCGGCGAGCTCGACGCGAGCTCGAGCACGATCGCCGCGACGATGCGCACCCACGAGGTTGACCGGCGTGTGAACAACAGCCGCACCGTCGATCCCCGAGATCCCGGGCTCATCGCCCCCGTCGACGGGACTGTCGGAGGCGCTCGCTAG
- a CDS encoding helix-turn-helix domain-containing protein, with the protein MEETMPTIADHSPITWQLRQVMAVAGMFHTTDLIDPLREQGVHLSREQIYRLVTKTPERLNIEVLAALCRILDCTPNDLIEVAPVAAARAPRAVGEARSNGPSIGALRPIPAKLHRPTE; encoded by the coding sequence ATGGAGGAAACGATGCCGACAATCGCTGACCACAGCCCGATCACCTGGCAGCTGCGGCAGGTCATGGCCGTCGCGGGGATGTTCCATACGACCGACCTCATCGACCCGCTCCGGGAGCAGGGTGTGCACCTGTCCCGCGAGCAGATCTATCGCCTCGTGACGAAGACGCCCGAAAGGCTCAACATCGAGGTACTCGCCGCGCTTTGCCGCATCCTCGACTGCACACCCAACGACCTCATCGAGGTGGCCCCTGTGGCTGCAGCGCGCGCACCTCGCGCCGTCGGCGAAGCCCGCAGCAACGGACCTTCTATCGGTGCCCTCCGCCCGATCCCCGCGAAACTGCACCGTCCCACGGAGTGA
- the istA gene encoding IS21 family transposase, translating into MGSRVDVFAAIRRDARVEELSIRELARRHHVGRATVRQALASPEPPPKKTRVRSAPRLDRFKPAIDAMLREDLTAPRKQRHTATRVLDRLIEEHGATELSYSTVRNYVRFRRPEIDAVAGRRVEVFIPQDHQPGAEAEVDFGEVWVVLAGVKTKCHMFVFRLSHSGKAIHRVYSTQSQEAFLEGHIDAFEEIGGIPTRHIRYDNLTSAVQAVLYGNGRGRIENERWVLFRSHYGFDSFYCQPGITGAHEKGGVEGEVGRFRRTHLTPMPVVDSLAELNARIRAWDAADDRRRIASRIRTVGQDFAVEQALLSPLPYERFDPGLTLHPRVDRSSLITVRMAKYSVPAHLIGRNVRVSLRASVVVVFDGHQEVARHERVVARGGQSVVLDHYLEVLRQKPGALPGATALARAREAGVFTAAHDAFWAAARKTDGDAVGTRALIDVLLLHRSMPAEEVIAGIHAALQVGAVTADVVAVEARRQTSTGGPGLHGHLRELASGREQRVVSLTQRRLADPAAVIAGLPADTRPLPSVAGYDELLERRARPTLTDEAIDREGTTGT; encoded by the coding sequence ATGGGATCTCGGGTGGATGTGTTCGCGGCGATTCGGCGTGATGCGCGGGTGGAGGAGCTCTCGATCAGAGAGCTTGCGCGCCGTCATCACGTTGGGCGAGCGACGGTGCGGCAGGCGTTGGCTTCGCCGGAACCGCCGCCGAAGAAGACGCGGGTGAGGTCGGCGCCGAGGCTTGACCGGTTCAAGCCCGCGATCGACGCGATGCTGCGGGAGGATCTGACGGCACCAAGGAAGCAGCGCCACACCGCGACCCGGGTACTGGATCGTCTTATTGAGGAGCACGGAGCGACTGAATTGTCGTATTCGACTGTTCGTAACTACGTCCGCTTTCGCCGGCCCGAGATCGACGCGGTCGCGGGCCGGCGGGTGGAGGTCTTCATCCCTCAAGACCACCAGCCAGGTGCGGAGGCTGAGGTCGATTTCGGCGAGGTGTGGGTGGTGCTAGCTGGGGTGAAGACGAAGTGCCACATGTTCGTGTTCCGGCTCTCTCACTCGGGGAAGGCGATCCACCGGGTTTATTCGACTCAGTCGCAGGAAGCATTCCTCGAGGGCCACATTGATGCGTTCGAAGAGATTGGCGGCATCCCGACCCGGCATATCCGTTACGACAATCTGACATCGGCAGTCCAGGCGGTGCTCTATGGCAACGGGCGCGGCCGGATCGAGAACGAGCGGTGGGTGCTGTTCCGCTCCCACTACGGGTTCGATTCGTTCTACTGCCAACCCGGTATCACGGGCGCACATGAGAAGGGCGGCGTTGAGGGTGAGGTCGGGCGGTTCCGGCGAACACATTTGACACCCATGCCGGTTGTCGATTCCCTCGCAGAACTCAACGCGAGAATCCGCGCCTGGGACGCGGCGGATGACAGGCGGCGGATCGCGTCGCGGATTCGCACAGTCGGCCAGGACTTCGCCGTCGAACAGGCACTGCTGTCGCCGCTGCCGTATGAGCGATTCGATCCAGGCCTGACGCTGCATCCGCGGGTCGACAGGTCGAGTCTGATCACGGTTCGGATGGCGAAGTACTCCGTCCCCGCCCATCTGATCGGCCGGAACGTCCGCGTCTCATTACGCGCGTCCGTGGTCGTCGTTTTCGACGGGCACCAGGAAGTTGCCCGCCATGAGCGAGTTGTCGCGCGCGGCGGACAATCAGTCGTCCTCGACCATTACCTCGAGGTGTTGCGTCAGAAGCCCGGAGCGCTCCCGGGAGCCACCGCCTTAGCGAGGGCGCGGGAGGCCGGAGTGTTTACGGCTGCCCACGATGCGTTCTGGGCGGCCGCCCGCAAGACCGATGGTGATGCCGTCGGCACGCGAGCCCTCATTGATGTTCTGCTTCTGCACCGGAGCATGCCCGCAGAGGAAGTGATCGCCGGCATCCACGCAGCACTCCAAGTCGGGGCAGTCACCGCCGATGTCGTCGCTGTCGAAGCCCGCAGACAAACTTCGACGGGTGGGCCTGGCCTGCATGGTCATCTCCGTGAACTCGCGTCTGGCCGCGAGCAACGAGTTGTCAGTCTCACCCAACGCCGTCTCGCTGATCCGGCCGCGGTGATCGCAGGTCTCCCGGCCGACACGAGACCACTGCCGAGTGTCGCCGGCTACGACGAACTCTTGGAACGTCGGGCACGCCCGACGCTCACGGACGAAGCGATTGATCGGGAAGGAACCACGGGAACATGA
- the istB gene encoding IS21-like element helper ATPase IstB, which produces MTTKPTTVTTTLRRRRGLTEEAAIAAVDQACRRLRLPTVRAVVDEALVTANREQLSYQGFLAELLLAECDDRDRRSSIRRVSAAGFPRSKWLGDFDFDANPNINPATIHQLATGDWIRKGEPLCLIGDSGTGKSHLLIGLGTAAAEKGYRVKYTLATKLVNELVEAADEKQLARTIARYGRVDLLCIDELGYMELDRRGAELLFQVLTEREEKNSVAIASNESFSGWTRTFTDPRLCAAIVDRLTFGGSIIETGTDSYRLAHTRRLTDQV; this is translated from the coding sequence ATGACCACGAAACCCACCACCGTCACGACGACGCTGCGCCGGAGACGCGGGCTCACCGAAGAAGCAGCGATCGCGGCTGTCGATCAGGCCTGCCGGCGTCTCCGGCTCCCGACTGTCCGCGCCGTCGTTGACGAGGCCCTGGTGACCGCGAACCGAGAGCAGCTGTCCTACCAAGGGTTCCTGGCAGAGCTACTGCTCGCGGAGTGCGATGATCGCGATCGGCGCTCCTCGATTCGGCGCGTGTCTGCGGCTGGCTTCCCGCGGAGCAAGTGGCTCGGTGACTTCGATTTCGACGCGAACCCGAACATCAACCCGGCCACGATCCACCAACTCGCTACCGGTGACTGGATCCGCAAAGGCGAACCGCTCTGCCTCATCGGCGACTCCGGTACCGGGAAATCGCATCTACTGATCGGTCTGGGAACCGCGGCTGCAGAGAAGGGCTATCGGGTCAAATACACGCTCGCGACGAAACTCGTCAACGAACTCGTCGAAGCCGCCGACGAGAAGCAGCTCGCCCGCACCATCGCTCGCTACGGCCGCGTCGACTTGCTCTGCATCGATGAACTCGGCTACATGGAACTCGACCGCCGCGGAGCCGAGCTCCTGTTCCAGGTCCTCACCGAACGCGAAGAGAAGAACTCCGTCGCGATAGCCTCCAACGAATCGTTCTCCGGATGGACGAGGACCTTCACCGACCCGAGGCTCTGCGCTGCGATCGTCGACCGACTCACGTTCGGTGGCAGCATCATCGAAACCGGCACCGACTCCTATCGCCTCGCCCACACCCGCCGACTCACTGACCAGGTCTGA